Proteins encoded together in one Stigmatella aurantiaca window:
- a CDS encoding THUMP domain-containing class I SAM-dependent RNA methyltransferase, with translation MAERLPLFATTARGTEDLLAEELRELGARRIRQDRGGVRFLASLYEALQVCLWSRIAMRVLYPLGEFEARGAEGLYEAAASVPWEEHLTPDHTFAVEATLRDSEHSHSGFVALKVKDALVDRMRGTLGARPDVNTREPDVRVVAHLAKEKLSLSLDLCGEPLNRRGYRVRPTAAPLKETLAAALLRAANYTGEEPLVDPMCGSGTLLIEAGFIARHRAPGIGRSFAVERWPHQGPRARELLEDLRADARRNERKVLFPILGFDKDPEALEAARRNIKAARLAEEIQVAEGDATKPLPLPKPGGLLITNPPYGERIGTGGQKGMKSFYFKLGESFQELDGWRAHILSGNPGFESAFHARPSSRREVWNGPIECELLGYRLGSWGAPLAERRSEPALGPVKQPHNVAPVRPEHEGEEEA, from the coding sequence ATGGCCGAACGCCTCCCCCTTTTCGCCACCACCGCTCGCGGTACCGAGGACCTCCTGGCCGAGGAGCTTCGCGAGCTGGGGGCCCGCCGCATCCGTCAGGACCGGGGAGGCGTGCGCTTCCTCGCCTCGCTGTACGAGGCTCTCCAGGTCTGCCTCTGGTCCCGCATCGCCATGCGCGTGCTCTACCCCCTGGGAGAGTTCGAGGCCCGGGGGGCGGAGGGGCTCTACGAGGCCGCGGCGAGTGTGCCGTGGGAGGAGCACCTCACGCCGGACCACACCTTCGCGGTGGAGGCGACGCTGCGCGACAGCGAGCACAGCCACTCGGGCTTCGTGGCGCTCAAGGTCAAGGACGCCCTCGTGGACCGCATGCGGGGCACCCTGGGCGCCCGGCCGGACGTGAACACGCGGGAGCCGGACGTGCGCGTGGTGGCGCACCTGGCGAAGGAGAAGCTGTCGCTCTCGCTGGACCTGTGCGGAGAGCCCCTGAACCGCCGCGGCTACCGCGTGCGGCCCACGGCGGCGCCGCTCAAGGAGACGCTGGCCGCCGCCCTGCTGCGCGCGGCGAACTACACCGGTGAAGAGCCGCTGGTGGACCCCATGTGCGGCTCCGGCACGCTGCTCATCGAGGCGGGGTTCATCGCCCGGCACCGGGCGCCGGGCATCGGCCGGTCCTTCGCCGTGGAGCGCTGGCCCCACCAGGGGCCCCGGGCCCGGGAGCTGCTGGAGGACTTGCGCGCGGATGCCCGCCGCAACGAGCGCAAGGTGCTCTTTCCCATCCTGGGCTTCGACAAGGATCCCGAGGCCCTGGAGGCCGCGCGCCGCAACATCAAGGCCGCGCGGCTCGCCGAGGAGATTCAGGTGGCCGAGGGCGATGCCACGAAGCCCCTGCCCCTCCCCAAGCCCGGGGGGCTGCTCATCACCAACCCGCCCTATGGCGAGCGCATCGGCACGGGCGGCCAGAAGGGCATGAAGTCCTTCTATTTCAAGCTCGGGGAGAGCTTCCAGGAGCTGGATGGCTGGCGCGCCCACATCCTCTCCGGCAACCCCGGCTTCGAGAGCGCCTTCCACGCCCGGCCCTCCAGCCGCCGCGAGGTGTGGAACGGCCCCATCGAATGCGAGCTGCTGGGCTACCGGTTGGGCAGCTGGGGCGCTCCCCTGGCGGAACGGCGCTCAGAACCGGCGCTCGGTCCGGTGAAGCAGCCGCACAATGTTGCTCCGGTGCGTCCAGAGCATGAAGGCGAAGAGGAGGCCTGA